One segment of Pyricularia oryzae 70-15 chromosome 3, whole genome shotgun sequence DNA contains the following:
- a CDS encoding phytase, whose product MIRIDHSPGRVPPPMGSAYKYTVLAGNTGEAESQTSARRKSFGKSPRTWCLRFVVTMFTLVLLFQLWSALIRATHAVEPGSQGDCDTPDGGFQCNSSISHNWGQYSPFFLAPSEIDASVPSGCEVTFAQILSRHGARDPTASATAAYGETIEQIQSSVTNYGEGFEFIKDYQYTLGADQLSDFGRQEMFNSGVHFYNRYQILARNNTPFFRSDGQQRVVESGQKWTEGFHQALLGDSGRAGGPADEFPYKMVIIPNEDGTNNTLNHNLCTAFENTKLGKEAQKEFMESAMGGITERLNNGLEGANLTTKQAVQIMELCPFETVADPQATLSQFCTLFTQRDWEAYDYLQTLGKWYGYGNGNPLGSTQGVGFVNELIARLLQKPVEDHTNTNSTLDSDPSTFPLDKKLYADFSHDNDMLGIYAALGIYNATAPDSVPKKERRSAQELSGFSSSWAVPFAARMFVEKMTCAGQNEELVRILVNDRVTPLQNCDADSMGRCTLSKFVESLSFARSGGRWDQCFV is encoded by the exons ATGATTAGGATCGATCATTCGCCTGGACGCGTGCCACCCCCGATGGGCAGCGCATACAAATATACCGTCCTCGCCGGTAACACTGGGGAGGCAGAATCCCAGACATCAGCGCGAAGAAAATCATTTGGAAAATCGCCTAGGACGTGGTGCCTACGATTCGTTGTCACAATGTTCACCCTGGTGCTTCTGTTTCAACTCTGGTCTGCTTTGAT CCGAGCAACGCATGCTGTTGAACCCGGTTCCCAAGGAGACTGCGACACGCCAGACGGTGGATTCCAGTGCAACAGCTCAATATCTCACAACTGGGGCCAGTACTCGCCATTCTTCTTAGCTCCGTCCGAGATTGACGCCTCTGTTCCGTCAGGATGTGAGGTCACCTTTGCCCAAATCCTTTCACGGCATGGCGCTCGGGATCCAACCGCCAGCGCAACTGCGGCGTACGGGGAAACAATCGAACAGATCCAGTCGTCGGTAACCAACTACGGCGAGGGCTTCGAGTTTATCAAGGATTACCAGTACACCCTCGGCGCAGATCAGCTGTCCGACTTTGGGCGCCAAGAAATGTTCAATTCCGGGGTGCATTTTTATAATCGGTATCAGATCTTGGCGCGGAACAACACACCCTTCTTCCGTTCCGATGGCCAACAGCGCGTGGTCGAGAGCGGCCAGAAGTGGACAGAGGGATTTCACCAAGCTCTTCTGGGCGACAGCGGTAGGGCTGGTGGCCCCGCAGACGAGTTTCCTTATAAGATGGTTATCATCCCCAACGAGGACGGCACCAACAACACGCTAAACCATAACCTATGTACTGCCTTTGAGAACACCAAACTCGGCAAGGAAGCCCAAAAGGAGTTTATGGAGAGTGCCATGGGCGGCATAACAGAGCGCTTGAACAACGGCCTGGAGGGTGCAAACCTCACGACCAAGCAAGCGGTGCAGATCATGGAGCTCTGCCCGTTTGAGACCGTGGCAGATCCCCAAGCCACCCTGTCGCAGTTCTGCACGCTGTTTACGCAACGAGACTGGGAGGCATATGACTATCTCCAGACACTGGGGAAGTGGTATGGTTACGGCAATGGCAACCCCCTGGGCTCCACGCAAGGGGTGGGCTTCGTCAACGAGCTCATCGCGAGGCTGCTCCAAAAGCCCGTTGAAGACCACACAAATACCAACTCGACGCTCGACAGCGACCCATCGACGTTCCCACTAGACAAAAAGCTGTACGCCGACTTTAGCCATGATAACGATATGCTGGGCATCTACGCCGCGCTGGGGATTTACAACGCCACGGCCCCCGATTCGGTCCCCAAAAAGGAGAGAAGGAGCGCGCAGGAGCTCAGCGGGTTCTCGTCCAGCTGGGCGGTACCGTTCGCAGCGAGGATGTTTGTTGAAAAAATGACTTGCGCAGGGCAGAACGAGGAGCTTGTGAGAATCCTGGTCAACGACAGGGTGACGCCGCTGCAGAACTGCGATGCCGACAGTATGGGTCGTTGCACGCTGAGCAAGTTCGTTGAGAGCTTAAGCTTTGCGAGGAGTGGAGGTCGCTGGGATCAATGTTTTGTCTGA